The Rhodoferax potami genome includes a region encoding these proteins:
- the tnpB gene encoding IS66 family insertion sequence element accessory protein TnpB (TnpB, as the term is used for proteins encoded by IS66 family insertion elements, is considered an accessory protein, since TnpC, encoded by a neighboring gene, is a DDE family transposase.) has product MFFPEGRIRVFLYGQAADMRQSYDGLYALARQGFEVDVLAGHMFVFINRRQTQMKVLYFDRSGWCLWCKRLESGKFSRKGVQGGSGEIDCTALKLMLEGIEVRRRHKRYQHPARR; this is encoded by the coding sequence GTTCCTGTATGGCCAAGCTGCCGATATGCGCCAGTCCTACGACGGCTTGTACGCTCTGGCACGCCAGGGGTTTGAAGTGGATGTGCTGGCCGGACACATGTTTGTTTTCATCAACCGGCGGCAAACACAGATGAAGGTGCTGTACTTTGACCGCAGCGGCTGGTGCCTGTGGTGCAAGCGTTTGGAGAGCGGCAAGTTCTCCCGTAAAGGCGTTCAAGGCGGCAGTGGCGAGATCGACTGCACGGCGCTCAAACTGATGCTCGAAGGCATCGAAGTGCGCCGACGCCACAAACGCTACCAACACCCTGCGCGGAGGTGA
- the tnpC gene encoding IS66 family transposase, with protein sequence MSMPNTSTPTFTVETVMGLSPQSIAQTLQAQAASISALEQQLEWFKRQLFGKKSERFAPLPDAQQMHLGQLLGDLPATDAPEADSDSNTIPAHQRRKPRSNFADEGTPASFFDETKVPVHTIELANPETKDLSPDQYEVVSQKVSHRLAQRPGAYVVLKYVRSVIKRHDTQTLHCAGAPTGIIEGSRADVSLLAGVVVDKFAWHIPLYRQHQRLSQAGFKLSRAWLTQLAQKTISLLEPIYDTQLESIRNSRVKAMDETPIKAGRSGPGKMKAAYFWPVYGELDEVCFAYFESRRHEHVQQALGLPGATDAVLLTDGYEAYARYAAKTGITHAQCWAHCRRGFFEALGAEPQAAGQALQQIGEIYAQEEAIRERDLYGDAKREHRLSHSKPLVQNFFEWVDLQFERQGFLPSNPLTKALAYARERRAQLQVFLGDADVAMDTNHLERALRAIPMGRRNWLFCWTEVGAKRAGIMQSLIVTCRLHDIDPYTYLVDVLQRVGHHPASRVSELTPRQWKQHFAENPLRSPLHGLVT encoded by the coding sequence ATGTCGATGCCCAATACCAGCACTCCCACATTTACCGTCGAAACGGTCATGGGGCTGTCGCCGCAGAGCATCGCGCAGACACTGCAAGCACAGGCCGCCAGCATCAGCGCGCTGGAGCAGCAGCTCGAATGGTTCAAACGCCAACTCTTTGGCAAGAAGAGCGAGCGCTTTGCACCCTTGCCCGATGCGCAGCAAATGCACCTGGGGCAACTCCTGGGCGACCTCCCTGCCACTGATGCGCCCGAAGCCGACTCCGACTCCAACACCATCCCTGCACACCAGCGACGCAAACCCCGCAGCAACTTTGCCGACGAGGGCACGCCCGCATCGTTCTTTGACGAAACCAAGGTGCCCGTGCACACCATCGAGCTGGCCAACCCCGAGACCAAAGACCTCTCGCCCGATCAGTACGAGGTTGTCAGCCAGAAGGTCAGCCACCGCTTGGCACAGCGCCCCGGTGCCTATGTGGTGCTGAAGTATGTGCGCTCTGTCATCAAGCGCCACGACACGCAAACCCTGCACTGTGCGGGCGCGCCAACAGGCATCATTGAGGGCAGCCGCGCTGACGTGAGCTTGCTCGCAGGCGTTGTTGTTGACAAGTTTGCCTGGCACATTCCGCTGTACCGGCAGCACCAGCGCCTGAGCCAAGCGGGCTTCAAACTCAGCCGGGCGTGGCTGACGCAACTGGCGCAAAAGACCATTTCCCTGCTGGAGCCGATTTACGACACGCAGCTCGAGTCGATCCGCAACAGCCGGGTCAAGGCAATGGACGAGACCCCCATCAAGGCCGGGCGCAGTGGGCCCGGCAAGATGAAGGCGGCCTACTTCTGGCCTGTGTACGGCGAACTCGATGAGGTGTGCTTTGCCTATTTCGAGTCGCGCCGCCACGAGCACGTACAGCAGGCATTGGGGCTGCCAGGGGCCACAGATGCCGTGTTGCTCACTGACGGCTATGAGGCCTATGCACGTTACGCTGCCAAGACCGGCATTACGCATGCCCAATGCTGGGCGCACTGCAGGCGTGGCTTCTTTGAAGCTCTAGGGGCCGAGCCACAGGCCGCTGGCCAGGCGCTGCAGCAAATTGGCGAGATTTACGCCCAGGAAGAAGCCATTCGTGAACGTGACCTCTACGGGGATGCCAAACGAGAGCACCGTCTAAGCCACAGCAAACCGCTGGTGCAGAACTTCTTTGAATGGGTGGATTTGCAGTTCGAGCGGCAAGGCTTCCTGCCCAGCAATCCGTTGACCAAGGCATTGGCCTATGCACGCGAGCGCCGCGCGCAACTGCAGGTGTTTCTGGGCGATGCGGATGTGGCCATGGATACGAACCATCTGGAACGCGCCTTGCGCGCGATACCAATGGGCAGGCGCAATTGGTTATTCTGCTGGACGGAGGTGGGCGCCAAGCGCGCGGGCATCATGCAGAGCCTGATCGTGACATGCCGTTTACATGACATTGACCCCTACACCTACCTGGTTGATGTCTTGCAACGCGTAGGCCACCACCCCGCCTCCAGAGTTTCAGAACTGACGCCTCGTCAATGGAAGCAGCACTTCGCCGAGAATCCATTGCGTTCACCATTACACGGTTTGGTAACGTAG